The following are encoded in a window of Gossypium raimondii isolate GPD5lz chromosome 13, ASM2569854v1, whole genome shotgun sequence genomic DNA:
- the LOC105783875 gene encoding delta(3,5)-Delta(2,4)-dienoyl-CoA isomerase, peroxisomal encodes MEEKYETLKIQQESPNSGVFNLIINRPSVSNALGLNFFSEFPKVLNALDQNPIVAVIILSGSGNHFCGGIDLKSLAAIADDNSGDQGRTRERLRRKIKLMQDAITAIERCRKPVIAAIHGACLGLGINIVTACDIRYCTKDAFFSVKEVDLAITADLGTLQRLPGIVGFGKAMELSLTGRRFSGDEAKELGLVSRVFGSREELKEGVRTIAEGIGGKPPLAVVGTKAVLIRSRDVNVEQGLDYVATWNSSMLLSEDLTEAISAQKQKRKPTFAKL; translated from the exons ATGGAAGAGAAGTATGAAACTCTGAAGATTCAGCAAGAATCGCCAAATTCTGGAGTTTTTAACCTAATCATTAACCGCCCATCTGTCAGTAATGCACTTGGACTCAATTTCTTTAGTGAATTCCCCAAAGTTCTTAATGCGCTCGACCAAAACCCTATCGTCGCCGTCATCATTCTATCCGGATCCGGCAACCACTTCTGCGGAGGTATCGACCTTAAAAGCCTCGCAGCTATCGCCGATGATAACTCGGGTGATCAAGGCCGCACCAGGGAACGGTTACGGAGAAAAATCAAGCTCATGCAAGATGCGATCACCGCTATCGAGCGGTGCCGGAAGCCGGTAATCGCGGCGATACACGGCGCGTGTCTTGGCTTGGGGATCAATATCGTGACGGCCTGTGACATAAGGTATTGTACTAAGGATGCATTTTTTTCTGTCAAGGAAGTGGATTTGGCTATCACCGCCGATCTCGGTACGCTTCAGAGACTACCCGGGATAGTAGGGTTTGGGAAGGCCATGGAGTTGTCGTTGACGGGAAGGAGGTTCTCGGGTGATGAGGCCAAGGAATTGGGCCTGGTTTCTCGGGTTTTCGGGTCGAGGGAGGAACTGAAAGAAGGCGTTCGCACCATTGCAGAGG GAATTGGAGGGAAGCCGCCGCTAGCGGTGGTGGGAACAAAAGCGGTGTTGATACGAAGCAGGGATGTGAATGTGGAACAAGGGTTGGATTATGTTGCAACTTGGAACTCTTCCATGCTTTTGTCTGAAGATCTGACAGAGGCAATCTCtgctcaaaaacaaaaaaggaaaccAACTTTTGCTAAGCTTTAA
- the LOC105783485 gene encoding uncharacterized protein LOC105783485: MQNPVAKVAVVGSGISGSVCAATLARNGISVTLFDSARGPGGRMSQRREISEDGRELLFDHGAPYFTVTNPDVLSVVTEWESRGLVAEWKSNFGSFDCFTNKFVNTEHQERESKKYVGVPGMNSICKALCHEPGVDSKFNMGIGKFEWLEHENLWSLIGLDRQHLGHFKGVVASDKNIASPRFTAITGQPPPLDLSLAPELVKLHDIPIYPCFALMLAFNEPLSLVPAKGLSFTNSKVLSRANCESSKPGRSSTSERWVLHSTTEYAKDVIAQSGLEKPSKETLSKVGNEMLQEFLSTGLSIPQPFFMKAHRWGSAFPAASIAKEEKCVWSEKKKLAICGDFCLSPNVEGAILSGLAAASKLKGLIRTL, encoded by the exons ATGCAAAACCCTGTCGCCAAGGTTGCCGTGGTGGGAAGCGGAA TTTCAGGGTCCGTTTGTGCCGCTACTTTGGCAAGGAATGGAATTTCAGTGACCCTTTTTGACTCTGCCAGGGGTCCTGGAGGCCGCATGTCTCAAAGAAG AGAGATAAGTGAAGATGGGAGAGAGCTGTTATTCGATCATGGTGCTCCTTATTTCACAGTGACAAATCCCGATGTGTTGAGTGTTGTTACTGAGTGGGAATCAAGAGGCCTTGTTGCGGAATGGAAATCGAATTTTGGGTCTTTTGATTGTTTCACCAACAAATTTGTCAACACTGAACACCAG GAAAGAGAAAGCAAGAAGTATGTTGGTGTGCCTGGAATGAATTCCATTTGCAAAGCATTGTGCCACGAGCCTG GAGTAGACAGTAAGTTTAATATGGGCATCGGGAAGTTTGAGTGGTTAGAACACGAGAATCTATGGTCATTGATAGGTTTGGACAGACAGCATCTTGGACATTTTAAGGGAGTGGTGGCATCAGACAAAAACATTGCTTCACCAAGGTTTACAGCGATAACAGGACAACCACCCCCTCTTG ATTTGAGTTTGGCTCCGGAGTTAGTGAAACTGCACGATATTCCCATTTATCCTTGTTTTGCTCTAATGCTAGCATTCAATGAACCTTTGTCTTTG GTACCCGCAAAAGGGTTGTCATTCACCAATTCTAAGGTTTTAAGCCGGGCAAACTGTGAAAGCAGCAAGCCAGGGCGCTCTTCCACAAG TGAACGATGGGTATTGCATTCAACAACGGAGTATGCCAAGGATGTGATTGCTCAATCTGGCCTTGAGAAACCTTCGAAAGAAACATTATCGAAAGTGGGGAATGAGATGCTCCAAGAATTCCTCAGCACAGGTCTCAGTATTCCACAGCCATTTTTCATGAAAGCTCATAGATG GGGAAGTGCCTTCCCAGCAGCAAGCATAGCCAAGGAAGAGAAATGTGTGTGGAGTGAAAAGAAGAAACTGGCAATCTGTGGGGATTTCTGTTTGAGTCCAAATGTTGAAGGTGCAATTCTTAGTGGCTTGGCTGCTGCTTCTAAGCTTAAAGGCTTAATCAGAACCCTATAA
- the LOC105784158 gene encoding uncharacterized protein LOC105784158 — protein MASACVNNMGVSPESFQPYGWLSRRMSLSREKELPKSVLADPVEPEIQETPAAGDFEFRLEDPVTNMLPADELFSNGKLLPLHFSSLKQQHHPSSGIKSPETAKPCRGMDMDPYLFSPRAPRCSSRWRELLGLKKLSQNTNQPHKPEPQCTKSLKHFLHRSSKSSSSLNLPLLKDSDSESVSISSSRLSLSSSTSSHEHEHEHEDLPRLSLDSDKPSPNPFAPSRPRMRMVKPRGCETTGGDRTGRSRSRRDASTSRGVSVDSPRMNSSGKIVFQSLERSSSSPSSFNGGPRYKQRGMERSYSANVRITPVLNVPVCSLRGSSKSGYVFGFGNLFSSSPQKTANGANNNSKARQCNNSGIRNKT, from the coding sequence ATGGCTTCAGCTTGTGTTAACAACATGGGTGTCTCGCCGGAAAGTTTCCAACCATATGGTTGGTTGAGTCGTAGGATGTCGTTGAGCCGAGAAAAGGAGCTACCTAAGTCGGTTCTGGCAGATCCTGTTGAACCAGAGATCCAAGAGACACCAGCGGCTGGTGACTTTGAGTTCAGGCTTGAAGATCCAGTCACTAATATGCTTCCAGCTGATGAGCTTTTCTCTAATGGTAAGCTCCTGCCTTTACATTTCTCATCACTCAAACAACAACATCATCCTTCGTCTGGGATCAAGTCGCCGGAAACTGCCAAGCCTTGCCGTGGAATGGACATGGATCCTTACTTGTTTTCTCCCAGAGCTCCAAGGTGTTCCAGCAGGTGGAGGGAACTTCTGGGTCTTAAAAAATTGTCCCAAAACACTAACCAGCCCCATAAACCAGAACCCCAATGCACCAAATCTCTCAAACATTTCCTCCATAGAAGCTCGAAGTCTTCATCTTCATTAAACCTCCCACTGTTAAAAGACTCAGACAGCGAGTCCGTTTCCATATCTTCATCAAGGCTATCcctttcttcttcaacatcaagCCACGAACATGAACACGAACACGAAGATCTCCCAAGGCTGTCCCTTGATTCCGATAAGCCGAGCCCCAACCCTTTTGCTCCTTCCAGACCCAGGATGAGGATGGTTAAACCGAGAGGGTGTGAAACTACCGGTGGGGATCGAACAGGACGGAGTAGGAGCCGGAGGGATGCATCGACAAGCAGGGGAGTATCAGTAGATAGTCCAAGAATGAACTCGTCAGGGAAAATAGTGTTTCAAAGCCTGGAGAGAAGTTCAAGCAGTCCAAGTAGTTTCAATGGTGGTCCCAGGTATAAACAAAGAGGGATGGAAAGGTCATATTCAGCTAACGTAAGGATCACACCAGTACTTAACGTGCCCGTGTGTTCATTACGAGGATCTTCAAAATCAGGCTACGTTTTCGGATTCGGAAACTTGTTCTCATCTTCCCCACAAAAGACTGcaaatggagcaaacaacaaCAGCAAAGCGCGTCAATGTAATAACAGCGGCATCAGAAACAAAACGTAg
- the LOC105782976 gene encoding uncharacterized protein LOC105782976 isoform X6, which yields MEDIVLYKQGWKWLKSQKHVYSKAKTAVGCCRDKMGLLIEKHWPMVCSAFLNLWKFSRLLLVYWKDCLVRGFQSCSRLGSASLLVIMWSCFLSLTSMSRLLYLLLSMGAAGAAIQNLGYTPGLFIVGLFSILILWMYANFWMTGTLFIVGGYMFSLSHARLIVLIATTYSIYFVKDRVGWLGVFLSINLAFLSNDVLNYLVQRFDNVSETAHYEEPKESKPVMEDDLSGECEYSNPSIDSEKVQPCKSSSKSATTSVINQKEVSAKRVVKEETSSADEMTRILNCTDHYQALGIPRHTKIDTAVLKKEYKKKAMLVHPDKNMGSPLASESFKKLQCAYEVLSDSVKKRDYDEQLRKEESRTRSVCQESHSSSRQCLPLAVTIECFMLLCSPVQTIALKNQGVYSALSVVIHIYGYAQIGTRPRLDGARIAVNIIKPRMEMGGLSTKVPWCLIGLKRSNFTCRFLSSS from the exons ATGGAGGATATAGTGCTGTATAAGCAAGGTTGGAAATGGTTAAAATCTCAGAAGCATGTTTATTCCAAGGCGAAAACAGCTGTTGGTTGTTGTAGAGATAAAATGGGGTTGTTAATTGAGAAGCATTGGCCTATGGTTTGTAGTGCATTTCTTAATCTCTGGAAGTTCTCAAGGTTGCTTTTGGTTTATTGGAAAGATTGTTTGGTGAGAGGGTTTCAGTCATGTAGCAGATTGGGTTCAGCTTCCTTGCTTGTTATAATGTGGAGTTGTTTCCTCAGCTTGACTTCCATGTCTCGCTTACTCTATCTACTTCTAAGTATG GGAGCTGCTGGAGCTGCCATTCAGAACTTAGGTTACACTCCCGGACTCTTTATTGTAGGATTGTTCAGCATTTTGATACTATGGATGTATGCTAACTTTTGGATGACGGGAACACTCTTTATAGTTGGAG GTTATATGTTCTCCTTAAGCCATGCACGGTTGATAGTCTTGATAGCAACTACATACTCTATTTACTTTGTCAAAGATCGAGTTGGTTGGCTTGGTGTTTTCCTATCAATAAACCTTGCATTTCTCTCGAACGATGTATTGAATTATTTGGTCCAACGTTTTGATAATGTGAGTGAAACCGCACATTATGAAGAGCCAAAGGAATCCAAACCAGTTATGGAAGATGATTTGTCTGGGGAATGTGAATACTCAAATCCTAGTATTGACTCTGAGAAGGTGCAGCCATGCAAGTCATCTAGCAAGTCTGCTACTACATCTGTTATTAACCAAAAAGAGGTTTCTGCAAAAAGAGTGGTCAAGGAAGAAACGAGTTCAGCTGATGAAATGACAAGAATATTGAATTGCACTGATCATTATCAAGCACTGGGGATTCCTCGTCATACAAAAATTGACACTGCAGTCTTGAAAAAGGAATATAAAAAGAAG GCAATGCTTGTACATCCTGATAAAAATATGGGGAGTCCTTTAGCTAGTGAATCATTTAAGAAACTTCAATGTGCTTACGAG GTTCTTTCTGATTCCGTGAAAAAGAGGGACTATGATGAGCAATTaagaaaggaggaatccaggACTCGGAGTGTCTGTCAAGAGTCCCATAGCTCTTCACGGCAG TGTTTACCTCTGGCAGTCACTATCGAGTGTTTTATGTTGTTATG CAGCCCAGTCCAGACTATTGCTCTGAAGAATCAAGGCGTATACAGTGCACTAAGTGTGGTAATTCACATATATGGGTATGCACAAATAGGAACAAGGCCAAGGCTAGATGGTGCCAG